A window of the Caldivirga sp. genome harbors these coding sequences:
- a CDS encoding ABC transporter permease yields MMSLQGIWTQIKSVLVFAWFYGWLAVVREPFWLVSSLLNPLSIVVIMTVFGGVHYMSFGLLGGLAMAVSSSGGFTIIGDATYLRLELKFQSMLINTRLNPISYTLGLALSELTYALPGLAVFIILMQLIMHVPASLYLLIVPILTLEWVTASMLGFTLSTLMNDVRYGWSLSGILGFLLGTLPPVFYPAYLLPTPYVALVSPVSIVSTVLQYIVLRVNYPLTLIRLSIITLLAETVVFTILALRKSRWRSIR; encoded by the coding sequence ATGATGAGTCTTCAGGGGATTTGGACTCAGATTAAGTCAGTGCTAGTCTTCGCCTGGTTCTACGGCTGGTTAGCTGTTGTTAGGGAACCCTTCTGGCTAGTCTCCTCCCTCCTAAACCCATTATCCATAGTAGTAATAATGACTGTCTTCGGTGGGGTACACTACATGAGCTTTGGGTTACTAGGCGGCTTAGCTATGGCGGTAAGCTCAAGCGGTGGATTCACAATAATAGGTGACGCCACTTACCTAAGGCTTGAGTTAAAATTCCAGTCAATGCTGATAAACACTAGGCTTAACCCCATATCATACACCCTCGGCCTAGCCCTCTCAGAATTAACATACGCCCTGCCGGGCCTAGCAGTATTCATTATATTAATGCAGTTGATCATGCATGTGCCCGCATCCCTATACCTCCTAATAGTCCCAATACTGACGCTTGAGTGGGTTACGGCAAGTATGCTTGGCTTCACATTATCAACATTAATGAATGACGTTAGGTACGGTTGGTCCCTCTCAGGCATATTAGGCTTCCTACTGGGCACATTACCACCAGTCTTTTACCCAGCCTACCTACTACCCACACCCTACGTTGCCCTAGTATCCCCAGTTAGCATAGTGTCCACGGTACTGCAATATATTGTATTGAGGGTTAATTACCCATTAACATTAATTAGACTAAGCATAATCACACTACTGGCTGAGACTGTGGTTTTCACAATACTTGCATTACGTAAATCCAGGTGGAGGAGTATTCGCTGA
- a CDS encoding ABC transporter ATP-binding protein, with the protein MIKAEGLGKTYDGVKWALRNVDLSVNRGKVVTLLGPNGAGKTTLVRILTTELEPSAGKLTILGEDALRNPERVRPRLASIPQEAKPIYFVTPYELVFSYLVFRGFSISDARVEARRALEELGLWDVRDKIMNNLSGGYKRRALVAMALASNAELVFMDEPTTGLDVFSRRGVWDALARLKGNSTVILTTHYIEEAEFLSDEVVIMNNGAVVSRGTVNELLSKINGEYVVEVYGINKPIFEGYSYVKLNNRYLVYVDTSEDSSLIAQECTRMGGKALMRRKTLEDVVIRLIEGWYNDESSGDLDSD; encoded by the coding sequence GTGATTAAGGCTGAGGGGTTAGGTAAGACGTATGATGGTGTAAAGTGGGCCTTAAGGAATGTTGACTTAAGCGTTAATCGAGGTAAGGTAGTTACCCTACTTGGCCCTAATGGTGCAGGTAAGACAACCTTAGTTAGAATACTGACCACTGAACTCGAGCCCAGTGCAGGTAAGTTAACTATACTTGGGGAGGACGCTTTAAGGAACCCTGAGAGGGTTAGACCCAGGTTAGCTTCAATACCACAGGAGGCTAAGCCAATATACTTCGTGACGCCTTATGAGCTAGTGTTCTCCTACCTAGTTTTCAGGGGTTTCTCAATAAGTGACGCCAGGGTTGAGGCTAGGAGGGCGCTTGAGGAGCTTGGCTTATGGGACGTTAGGGATAAGATAATGAATAACCTATCAGGTGGGTATAAGCGAAGGGCCCTGGTGGCCATGGCGCTTGCAAGCAATGCTGAGTTGGTTTTCATGGATGAGCCAACCACTGGACTTGACGTGTTCAGTAGGAGGGGTGTGTGGGATGCCTTGGCTAGGCTTAAGGGTAACTCAACAGTCATATTAACTACGCATTACATAGAGGAGGCTGAGTTCCTGAGTGATGAAGTGGTCATAATGAATAATGGGGCTGTGGTGAGTAGGGGGACTGTTAATGAATTGTTGAGTAAAATTAACGGTGAGTACGTTGTTGAGGTTTACGGCATCAATAAGCCAATATTCGAGGGTTACAGTTACGTTAAGTTAAACAACAGGTACTTGGTCTACGTGGATACGAGTGAGGATTCATCATTAATAGCCCAGGAGTGCACTAGAATGGGTGGGAAGGCCTTAATGAGGAGGAAGACGCTTGAGGACGTTGTGATCAGGTTAATTGAAGGGTGGTATAATGATGAGTCTTCAGGGGATTTGGACTCAGATTAA
- a CDS encoding Gfo/Idh/MocA family oxidoreductase, translating to MSSIPRSVRLGFIGAGRRGRELMAAARQAGAELAAASDISEDALREAVNKFGVKAYRDVDGMLSGERLDAVVVSTPVRLHVAHVIKALDHGLDVLVEKPVTLSVSEANELLRRVKASDRIVIVGFQNRYSEAVKVVKDSIGECNASMFAGYWYWTIPPIPWFRRRSETGGQVVEQVIHMFDIARYLVSDIDSVYAAYTEKGRDTDEDRGVGFENWASYSVAFRFSNGAVGSIHSTYALYPELGKEIPLVSFDIVCREELIRFTGFNEAKIHVKGKDTQVIRASTDPTVNMFKSFIQAVLTRDKGLVPTAYEDAYWSNITVLAANESASIGSVIRIKDYASGVGK from the coding sequence ATGAGTTCAATTCCTCGTTCAGTTAGGCTTGGCTTTATAGGTGCTGGTAGGCGTGGTAGGGAGCTTATGGCTGCTGCTAGGCAGGCTGGTGCTGAACTTGCCGCGGCATCGGACATTAGTGAGGATGCCTTGAGGGAGGCGGTGAATAAATTCGGTGTTAAGGCGTATAGGGATGTTGATGGTATGCTTAGTGGGGAGAGGCTTGATGCTGTGGTGGTGTCAACGCCTGTTAGGCTACATGTGGCTCACGTTATTAAGGCCCTTGACCATGGCCTTGATGTGCTCGTGGAGAAGCCCGTAACGTTAAGCGTTAGTGAGGCTAATGAACTTCTTAGGAGGGTTAAGGCAAGTGACCGTATTGTGATTGTGGGTTTCCAAAATAGGTACTCTGAAGCCGTTAAGGTGGTTAAGGATTCAATTGGTGAGTGTAACGCATCCATGTTTGCGGGTTATTGGTACTGGACTATCCCACCAATACCGTGGTTTAGGCGTAGGAGTGAGACCGGTGGGCAGGTTGTTGAGCAGGTTATTCACATGTTTGACATAGCCAGGTACCTAGTCAGTGACATTGATTCGGTTTACGCGGCATATACGGAGAAGGGTAGGGATACTGATGAGGATAGGGGTGTTGGTTTTGAGAATTGGGCAAGCTACAGTGTTGCATTTAGATTCAGTAATGGGGCAGTTGGCTCAATACACAGCACCTATGCGCTATACCCAGAGCTCGGTAAGGAGATACCACTGGTTAGCTTTGATATTGTCTGTAGGGAGGAGTTGATTAGGTTCACTGGGTTCAATGAAGCTAAGATACACGTGAAGGGTAAGGATACGCAAGTGATCAGGGCATCAACCGACCCAACAGTTAATATGTTTAAGTCGTTCATTCAAGCCGTATTAACTAGGGATAAGGGGCTGGTGCCCACAGCCTATGAGGATGCCTACTGGAGTAATATCACTGTGCTTGCTGCTAATGAATCAGCATCAATAGGCAGCGTAATTAGGATTAAGGATTACGCATCGGGTGTTGGTAAATGA
- the pfdA gene encoding prefoldin subunit alpha, with protein sequence MSEGRRLVITQDQLEELAERYNELVNLVNTLSQNLTVLNMSINELNSAKAVLEQLSKGVVSDSYVTIGGGIYVKAEAKDTAKALVDVGEGYVAEMPIPQAIELINGRLNELNATREKLEQELAQAIRSSSEVRDLLTVIYSSLARSQGGAAGPKAGP encoded by the coding sequence ATGAGCGAAGGCAGGAGGTTAGTTATAACTCAGGACCAGTTAGAGGAATTGGCTGAGCGGTACAATGAACTAGTTAACCTAGTTAACACCCTGTCCCAGAACTTAACTGTACTTAACATGTCCATTAATGAATTGAATAGCGCCAAGGCTGTTCTCGAGCAGTTGAGTAAGGGGGTTGTTAGTGACTCATACGTAACCATAGGTGGGGGGATTTACGTTAAGGCTGAGGCTAAGGATACGGCTAAGGCACTTGTCGACGTTGGGGAGGGTTACGTTGCTGAAATGCCCATACCCCAGGCCATTGAGTTAATAAACGGTAGGCTGAATGAGCTTAATGCAACAAGGGAGAAGCTTGAACAGGAGTTGGCTCAAGCCATTAGGAGTAGTAGTGAGGTGAGGGATTTATTAACAGTAATATACTCATCCCTAGCCCGTTCACAGGGTGGCGCCGCAGGGCCTAAGGCAGGTCCGTAA
- a CDS encoding heat-shock protein Hsp70: MEDVKYKARFVYAEDYGTGYFKYGPITLGEVPRIMPSRGLLLRDLPESMKLLVPRDVLSRGVVVGDEVSKYLSSLRDAIRNLKYPLHDGIVRREDEDAWRVIREMTRFTIAQFHSEAAKQGDYKGFLVVAALSALAPDYMKERFVELHGDVNRELGGNAVRAVTVIDQPFAVAIAEKAVTCIVIEAGHGNTQVVPISYGPIRDGIVALNRGGAEANAITREVLKDAGYGDLARDDYVVEVVKREAGLIPRDLDEAIRRARSEPDKFTVAIKVNPLVTIELKEYSWMRFLIGEILFNPNHEIFRSYTQQGRLTIEDVTVGDMVFHGEMSLSDAVVNSVRRTPVEIQDKVLSNVILSGGSFNWKPPPEGLRDIAVTSPEKVKIMMSKLSPELAERINVKLVNDPQFSVWKGSIVYGYALPLNVKWNERTKEGWYFLT, encoded by the coding sequence GTGGAGGATGTTAAGTATAAGGCAAGGTTCGTCTACGCTGAGGACTACGGGACAGGCTACTTTAAGTATGGACCAATAACCCTAGGTGAAGTACCTAGGATAATGCCCAGTAGGGGCCTCCTGCTTAGGGATTTACCCGAAAGCATGAAGCTCCTTGTGCCTAGGGATGTGTTAAGTAGAGGGGTTGTGGTTGGTGATGAGGTGTCCAAGTACCTTAGTTCACTTAGGGACGCCATAAGGAACCTCAAGTACCCGCTGCATGATGGGATAGTGAGGAGGGAGGATGAGGATGCTTGGAGGGTTATTAGGGAGATGACTAGGTTCACTATTGCTCAATTCCACAGTGAAGCCGCTAAGCAAGGGGACTACAAGGGCTTCCTAGTGGTGGCTGCATTATCAGCCCTAGCCCCAGACTACATGAAGGAGAGGTTCGTTGAACTCCACGGTGACGTTAATAGGGAATTAGGCGGTAACGCTGTGAGGGCGGTGACGGTTATTGACCAACCCTTCGCAGTCGCCATAGCTGAGAAGGCTGTTACATGCATAGTTATTGAGGCTGGCCACGGTAACACGCAGGTCGTACCCATTAGTTATGGGCCAATTAGGGATGGTATAGTGGCCTTAAATAGGGGTGGGGCTGAGGCTAATGCAATAACAAGGGAGGTGCTTAAGGATGCCGGCTACGGGGACTTGGCTAGGGATGATTACGTTGTTGAGGTTGTTAAGAGGGAAGCCGGCTTAATCCCAAGGGACCTTGATGAGGCAATTAGGAGGGCTAGGAGTGAGCCTGATAAATTCACAGTGGCCATTAAGGTTAACCCACTTGTAACCATTGAGCTTAAGGAGTACTCCTGGATGAGGTTCCTAATAGGGGAGATACTGTTTAATCCAAACCATGAGATATTCAGGAGCTACACCCAGCAGGGTAGGTTAACGATAGAGGACGTTACGGTAGGCGACATGGTTTTCCACGGGGAAATGAGCCTATCGGACGCTGTGGTTAACAGTGTTAGGAGGACGCCTGTGGAGATTCAGGACAAGGTACTCAGTAACGTCATACTCAGTGGGGGTTCATTCAACTGGAAGCCACCTCCCGAGGGCCTTAGGGACATTGCTGTAACTAGCCCTGAGAAGGTTAAGATAATGATGAGTAAACTATCCCCGGAGCTGGCTGAGAGGATTAACGTTAAGCTGGTTAATGACCCACAGTTCAGCGTTTGGAAGGGCTCAATAGTGTATGGTTACGCACTGCCACTTAACGTTAAGTGGAATGAGAGGACTAAGGAGGGTTGGTACTTCCTAACCTAG
- a CDS encoding helix-turn-helix domain-containing protein, which yields MPRLVRLSALIRHVGDWSMLSEGFSGVHVVGLSSFPVRPGEVSLEVVSIHGDEPKVVREFISRLMRLKGGNIVKVLHVNRVSRSNYETFLLLRYSGVLKYIILNNGGLLAYSHVHSGLKEFTAYYLNYNDAEEACSEFRRINGVELVECNVNWFRGRGPLIMSYYGGLFRHVLTDNEYRVLKLAYEMGYFNGVRQVRLSDLASLLNLSKATVDHHVRSGLRKIVRLYLSSINDSRLGSTNPP from the coding sequence GTGCCTAGGCTTGTTAGACTTTCCGCATTAATTAGGCATGTTGGTGACTGGAGTATGCTGAGTGAAGGCTTTAGTGGTGTTCATGTTGTTGGCTTATCATCATTCCCAGTTAGGCCTGGTGAGGTTAGTCTTGAGGTTGTTTCAATTCATGGTGATGAACCTAAGGTGGTTAGGGAATTTATTAGTAGATTAATGAGACTTAAGGGTGGTAACATTGTTAAGGTTCTTCATGTTAATAGGGTTTCTAGGAGTAACTATGAGACCTTCCTACTACTGAGGTACAGTGGTGTGCTTAAGTACATTATATTGAATAATGGTGGCTTATTGGCTTACTCCCATGTTCATAGTGGTTTAAAGGAGTTCACGGCGTATTACCTTAATTACAATGATGCCGAGGAGGCTTGTAGCGAGTTTAGGAGGATTAATGGGGTTGAACTAGTTGAGTGTAATGTGAATTGGTTTAGGGGGAGGGGTCCCTTAATTATGAGTTACTATGGTGGGTTGTTTAGGCATGTGCTTACGGATAATGAGTATAGGGTTCTTAAGTTGGCTTATGAAATGGGTTACTTTAATGGTGTTAGGCAGGTGAGGCTCAGTGACTTAGCTTCATTGCTTAACTTATCTAAGGCTACTGTTGATCACCATGTAAGAAGTGGGTTAAGGAAGATAGTGAGGCTTTACTTAAGTAGCATTAATGATTCTAGGTTAGGAAGTACCAACCCTCCTTAG
- the rpl18a gene encoding 50S ribosomal protein L18Ae: MIGLVKVYTVSGWFKDRGNVWRKFRIEVTAVNENDAKEKVYTRIGGSHKVPRNLIRVESIKEVNPSEVKNRYIKQLLSVDRLVTW, translated from the coding sequence GTGATAGGCTTGGTTAAGGTGTATACTGTTTCAGGGTGGTTTAAGGATAGGGGCAACGTGTGGAGGAAGTTCAGGATTGAGGTTACTGCGGTTAATGAGAATGACGCTAAGGAGAAGGTTTACACTAGGATTGGTGGAAGCCATAAGGTTCCCAGGAACCTAATTAGGGTTGAGTCAATCAAAGAGGTTAACCCCAGTGAGGTTAAGAACCGCTACATTAAGCAACTTCTAAGCGTTGATAGGCTGGTGACGTGGTGA
- the ftsY gene encoding signal recognition particle-docking protein FtsY: MFNRLKSAFSSLVKAIGDAVTQRELTEDDVNKLLGEFEERLIEYDVALDTAEALVNELKAKLIGVKVPRFNDDYVKALVRDTLVSLLSSIPDVDFDEFIKGIGKRPIVLLFLGPNGYGKTTTIAKLTSMLLKRGMSVVWAAADTYRAGAVEQLEGHAAKLGVRVIKHPYGSDPASVAYDAIEHAKARGISVVMIDTAGRMHTDRNLMEELRKVHRVSSPDASIFIVDALMGNDAVDVARTYSKYIPIDFIVVTKVDAYVKGGVILTLLYELRKPIIFLGTGQGYDDLVKFNKLDFINKLLE; the protein is encoded by the coding sequence ATGTTTAATAGGCTTAAGTCAGCATTCTCAAGCCTAGTTAAGGCAATTGGGGATGCGGTAACTCAAAGGGAGCTTACTGAGGATGATGTGAATAAGCTCCTTGGGGAATTCGAGGAGAGGCTCATAGAGTATGATGTCGCCCTAGACACCGCCGAGGCATTGGTTAATGAACTTAAGGCTAAGTTAATTGGTGTTAAGGTACCTAGGTTTAATGATGATTACGTTAAGGCACTGGTGAGGGACACCTTAGTGAGCCTATTATCAAGTATCCCTGACGTGGACTTTGATGAATTCATTAAAGGCATTGGAAAGAGACCAATAGTGCTCCTCTTCCTTGGCCCTAATGGCTACGGTAAGACAACTACAATAGCTAAGTTAACTAGTATGCTTCTTAAGAGGGGCATGAGCGTTGTTTGGGCTGCAGCAGACACCTATAGGGCCGGTGCAGTTGAGCAATTGGAGGGTCATGCCGCTAAGCTTGGGGTGAGGGTCATAAAGCATCCCTACGGTTCAGACCCAGCCTCAGTGGCGTATGACGCCATTGAGCATGCTAAGGCCAGGGGAATTAGTGTCGTTATGATTGACACAGCTGGCAGAATGCACACTGATAGAAACCTAATGGAGGAGCTTAGGAAGGTTCACAGGGTTTCATCACCGGACGCCTCCATTTTCATTGTTGATGCGCTTATGGGTAATGACGCCGTTGATGTTGCCAGAACATATAGCAAATACATACCCATTGACTTCATTGTGGTAACTAAGGTTGATGCATACGTTAAAGGTGGCGTAATATTAACCCTACTTTATGAACTTAGGAAACCCATAATATTCCTAGGCACAGGGCAGGGTTACGATGACCTAGTTAAATTCAATAAACTAGACTTCATAAATAAACTACTAGAGTAA